The DNA region ACTGGCGGCTACGCCCACGAATTTGCGCACCTCAAGAGCCGGAGGCGGCTTTCGGCCTCGTAATAAGGCAAGCACGGTGGCCGATGGGCTGACGCTGAAGACATGATCGACAAGCGCGTAACGGCTGCTGTCCCAAAGAGCCGCAAAAGGCAGGCGATTTAGTTCTCCGTCCGGGACCACAATGACATTCGTCTTCGCTCTGTATTCGACAATGGGGCGTAACAATTGCTCGAACAGAAGCGCTGCGCTCTCTTTGTCCTCTGCGCGTGCATGGATAGACTTCTCATACCGAATTACCGCCTGGCTGATTTCACTCTCTGGCGGGAGTCCATACGCTCGCACTCCGGAGTTCGTGACGACCACTACGTGAGATAGCGGCTCGCCTAAAACGTATTCGAGCAGGATTTCCGATGGCTTGAGATTTTCCTGTATCGACTTCAGAGGAAGTGGGCTTCTGGCTACCTCGGTCGCAAGGGGCGGATCACCATCGTGATCTGCATTCTCTAAGGCCTTTTCCAACTCCTGTTTGACGCCGGGGTTGTCCGTTTGAATCAGCTCGAGATTTAGTTGCTTTATTCGGCTTTCTATCGGGGAGGGCTCATGTGGAGTTGCGATTGTGTGATGTTCGAGCGCCTGTGCCTCAATACGTCCGTGCGCAGATTCGATCATAGAAAACGCATCCGCAAGCTTGCCCTGTCTGCAGAGCAGGTCGAATGCGCCGGAGTAGACATCTCTCATCTCTGTCAGCAGATCTCGCTCAACGGTTTGGGTCGGCGCTGTAGCCAAAAGTGAGTTGATGAGAGTAGAGCTTTTCTCGTAAAACAGCTCCGCTTCAGCCCGCCTGTTCATCTTGTCCAGAATTTCTGCCTTGATTGCCAGATTGCGTGGGCTGTAGTACATCTCCTCCGAAAGATGAGCATTTGCATCGATCGCAAGATCGATGTTCTTCAAGGCCGCATCCAATTGCGCTTGATGCTCATAGGCCTCTGCGAGGAGGGCCGCAGTTACGGTTATCGCTCTCCATGATTTCAGTTTCTGTGAGTATTCGAGCGCGGAGGAGAACTCTGTAATTGCATCCGGCCACTCTCCCTGGGCCTCGTACACCTGGCCCTTTGCGTTCATGATTTGTAGCAGATGGGCATCTAAATTTCTGGTTGGTAGGTGCTCTATAGCGTCATTTGCCAAAGCAAGAGCTTCTTGATAACGTCCCAGACCTCGAAGCGCATCGATTTTCGAGTTGATGGCGATGGTTGGGTAGGCCACTCCAGGTGACGTGCGAGCAGTGGTGATCGCTTCGTCGAGTGCTCGAAGAGCTTCCTGATAATGGTGTAGCTCTACAAGCCCAGCACCATACACGCTGGCGTAGCGAACGTGAGCCGCAGGATCGTGTAGGTACTTTGCAACAATCCAAGCGCGCAACACTAGTTTTTTTGCGCCCGCCAGATCGCCGAGGAAAAACTCACAGATGCCGCGCTCCCCTACCGCCCGCATCGCCAGCAAGTAGTGTCCTTGTCGCATGGCGATATCCTGCACTTTCTCCCATGTTTGTTCTGCTATGCCGGCATCATAGTTTGTCTCGATCATTCCTTCTATTGTCAGGATGCGGAGGCGAGTCTCCGCGGCCTGAGCGGCAGGAAGAGTAAGATCCTGATTGAGCTCGATGAGAAGAGAAGGCGTTGGATCCCAATCCGCCCTGGGAATCATTTGGCTCACATGGGCATAGAGGGCCTGAGAAGGTCGATGCTCCTGAAGAAACAGCAGTTCCGCTCGGTGATAGATGGGTGTTGCACCCATCCAGTCGTTATTCCAAGCAAGCCGGTCGGCCGCCGAGAGAAGATCCTCAGCGCTGCTCCCATCGGTGATGCGATAGCGGTGCAGCAGCATCGCGGCAGAAATTGCACACACGGCAGCAAGAATGACGTAGACCTTCGTTGCGACCCTCAATCTCCTCATCGACGATCCTCGTACATGCTCACCACGCGGGCCTCCAGGGGACGCCTAGTCACGAAACAGTGCCTACTGCAGTCTGGTGCGAGAGAGGAAATACGTCACCGAAATTCGTTCAAACTTGCTTATAAGCAAAATGTGAGCTGGCCTTGCTGGTAAATCGTTTATGTATTATTGTCAACGACGCCCGGTTAACGCCCTGCTCGACGTAAGCCAGCATGAAAAAAGAGGCGGCGAGACCTCGCGTTATTTGTCGGCAGCATTTCGCGTCGGCTGACTCCCGGCTTGCGTGCCCACGATCTTTTACCATCAGCCACTTTGGAAGCGTGTTTAGGCCGAAAGTTTTTCAGTCAAAATTCGCAACGCTTGGCCGAAGCCGCTCACTATCGTAGGGAGGACTCTTGTCCTGATGAAGAGACAATCGGCGCTTCCCGCCACCCGAGTTCCGCTCTCGTTCCGGGTTTCAAGAGAGATTGCATATATTACGGCGGTTCTTGTGGGCTGCGGGGCGTTTGGCATGACAGTTGTGCTGAAACATGCGGGATTTCCACTCGATCCCGTCTGGGTTGTCTTGTGCGCAACTCTAGCGGCGGTGTGGACCGGGGGAAGTGGTCCCGGACTAACTACGACCTGTATTGTGTTGGTGCTCTTTGCTGCGCAAATTACGAATGGGCAACTCACGCTGGGATCGTGCCTCCGTCTAGGACTGCTTATGAGCGCATGTCTCGCTGTGGTAGGTTTCATCGCCCTAAAGAACCGGCGCTTCGCCGAAGCTATGGTTGAAATCGTGTTTCTTCGCCGGATCGTCCACTGGGCGCCCATTCCCCTTGTGCTCTTTGGACGGGAACGAATCGTCGAATATTGCAATGCAGCATTTGAAGCTCTTTATGGGTGGAGCTTTGAAGAACTCAAAGGCCGGCCGCTTCCGATACCCGATCGTGAACTGGAAACCTGGCACGAACTTGAGCAAGGCTTGAGGTCTGGCCGTGAGTTCCGGAATGTCAGGGCAGTGCGGATTCGCAAGGACGGATCAGAAATCAACGTCCGTATTTCTGGGGTTCCTTTAACGGATGATAATGGCAACCCGGCCGGCCTTGTAGGGCTTGCAGTAAAGGACGATTCGAACTCTTCTCCGGATCTATCCCCGAGCACACTGCAGTTTATCGCCACGAGATGTGGTGATTTTGTCTGTCTCACCGACGAAGGACATCGGATCCATTTCCTCAATGATACTGCGCGGGAAGTCTTGGGGATTGACATCAAATCACCACAAGCATCTCTTAACCTTCTCGATTTTGTTTTTCCAGAAGATCACCAGAGGATCGTGCCCGAGCTTTCTCACTTGCCATTGCATGGATCTCTGCCATCTGTCTGGCTCAGGATTCCCGATCGAAGATCTGACGGTTTCATCCAGATCCATGGCGGCGTCTATGTATTACCTGACGAACAGGCGAGCGGCGGAAAGCAGTTTGCCTATGTCTGCCAGCGCGTGAACGAGTCATCTGGTCTCCAAGAGCCCCAGGTTCCGGAGAGCTTGCCTTCTCAGCCAGATTTGAGAATGTGCCGACAGCCGTAGGATTGCTGAACACCAACGGGCAATCACTTGAAGTTTCCAGCATTTGATTTGACGTCAAGCCCATGAGATCATGCACGCAACCGAATGAAAATCCTCGAATTTGCAGCTGGGAATAGACCACCTACGAAGTGAACAAGCGATTCTATGACAAAAGCGGTCAATTATTGCGGTGCAGGATCATTGCTTCGCTAGTGCGAGGAGGGACTGGCGAGTCAAGCTGATTACGTCAGCATCGTCGAGCCACTTCCTCCGGGTCACTCCCCTCCGAGTTTCTTCAGACCTTACACTGTTGATTTGCCGATAGGATTATTGGTTTTGATCAGGTCGGGCAACAGCGCATCCTCGAAAGACAGCGTCAATTCTTCATGCGTGTCCGACTCTGCCTCGTGCTCGAGTAAGCTGCGATAGAGGGGGCTGTGGCGATAGAGGAAAGTATGCGTGCCCGCCGAGTCAATTTCTCCGGCATCGAAGAGAATGATGCGATCAGCCCACAACAGCGAACGGAGACGGTGAGAAATGATGATGAGAGTTTGTCTCGTATCTCTGTGCGCCAGAGCATTAAGAATGGCGTGCTCGGTCGGAAGGTCAAGTGCCGATGTTGCTTCGTCCAAAAGCAATATCGGCGTTTTCCTTAAGATTCCCCTCGCCAAGGCTACGCGCTGACGCTCACCGCCGGACAGTGCAACTGCTTCCGGGCCGAGAGGTGTGTCCAGCCCCAGCATCAAGTTCGCGACGATGGGCCGTAGCTGCACGAGGTCCACGATCTCGGATAATTCCTCGTCATTCGTCTTGGGATTTCCAAACAGAAGATTCTCGCGTAGTGTTCCCGAGAACAGGACTGGATGCTGTGGTACATAACAGATAGCCCGGCGCAGACTCTGCAGGGTGTAATCGCGAATCTGCCTTCCCTCAAGCCATATCGTGCCGGCCGTGGGCTCGGCCATTCTGGCGAGCAGCCGAGAAAGTGTAGACTTGCCGCAGCCGCTTTTTCCTGCGATCGCTAGACACTCTTCCGGCTCGATATGGAACGAAACACGCTTTAAGACTCTGGTATCGCCAGAATAGGAAAAGCACACATCCTGACAGGTCAGACCCGATTGCAATGGATTCGGAACCACGCTGATCGATCCATCGTCACAGACGCTTGGTCTGGACTGAAGCACCTCGCGTATACGTCGGATACTGGCATTCACCCGCTGCGTTCTTGAGTAAAGCTCCATTGCGCTCGATATTGGATCAAAGATCCTCGTGATGTATGTATAAAACGCAAAGAACGTACCAATGCTGAGCGCTTTGGTTTGATATTCGTGAATGCCCACTTCAAGTACTGCCAGAATCGCAATTGCCATCACGGCAGTGACTGCAACAGTGAAAGCAATTTCAGATCGTCTTTGCTGCCATTGCGCCTCAACCATTTGAGACCATGCGACCACGACTCTTGACAGCTGTCTTTCTTCTGCGCCCAGCAATTGAATTTGTGGAACGGCGCCGAGGTGCTCGGCAACAACACCGGACGCCCGCCCTACGCTGGCCTGCGCCGTATTGGCACAGTCCCGAATATGGCTTCGAAATTGGGTTCTCACCCAATGGAATATAGGAAACAATGGCACGATCGTGAGCGCCATGCGCCAATTCAGAGAGAGCATGACTACGAGATTTACGACGAAGAACACGACGCTGCGAAAGGACACATTTGCGGCGTCAGATCCGAACTCGGCAACCTGCTGCACATCTTGTTCTACCCGCGCCATCTTTTCGCCCAAGAATGTGCGCTCGTGCCAGTCTGCCGACAGTATGGTCATGTGTCGTAGCAGACCCACCCGCAGATCCTGGCTCAACGATTGTGTTGTACGAAAACTGAGCAGTGACGCCTGTCCCCCAACGACAACTCGAGCGAGATAGCAGAGCGCAATCAGGGCCCCGACAGAGACAGCCTCGAACCGCCGATGTTCAAGAATATCCTTGTCCACAAGGTGTCGTATGAGCAGGGGGTCAAGGGTGCCGAGTAGGCCTGCCGTCAGCGTGGCGGCCAACGCAAGAAACATCCTCAGCTTGTATGGCGTCAGGCGCTCCCATAGCCATGCAGGCGTGCTTTTTTCGGAGATTGCCTGCTCATGACAAGGCGGCTCAGCACATTCGAAATGGGACTCCATATTCACTGC from Edaphobacter dinghuensis includes:
- a CDS encoding CHAT domain-containing protein, coding for MRVATKVYVILAAVCAISAAMLLHRYRITDGSSAEDLLSAADRLAWNNDWMGATPIYHRAELLFLQEHRPSQALYAHVSQMIPRADWDPTPSLLIELNQDLTLPAAQAAETRLRILTIEGMIETNYDAGIAEQTWEKVQDIAMRQGHYLLAMRAVGERGICEFFLGDLAGAKKLVLRAWIVAKYLHDPAAHVRYASVYGAGLVELHHYQEALRALDEAITTARTSPGVAYPTIAINSKIDALRGLGRYQEALALANDAIEHLPTRNLDAHLLQIMNAKGQVYEAQGEWPDAITEFSSALEYSQKLKSWRAITVTAALLAEAYEHQAQLDAALKNIDLAIDANAHLSEEMYYSPRNLAIKAEILDKMNRRAEAELFYEKSSTLINSLLATAPTQTVERDLLTEMRDVYSGAFDLLCRQGKLADAFSMIESAHGRIEAQALEHHTIATPHEPSPIESRIKQLNLELIQTDNPGVKQELEKALENADHDGDPPLATEVARSPLPLKSIQENLKPSEILLEYVLGEPLSHVVVVTNSGVRAYGLPPESEISQAVIRYEKSIHARAEDKESAALLFEQLLRPIVEYRAKTNVIVVPDGELNRLPFAALWDSSRYALVDHVFSVSPSATVLALLRGRKPPPALEVRKFVGVAASTEQRQYPANLLLSDTALAEPSEFVSIPESKREVETIAKGFGSSATVLVGQAATLTTFSHLPLDQYQVIHLALHGYANVQFPDQSALVFVPDDKDPTDGRLTVQQVRRMHLRATLVTLSACNTGDGPIGEADVANLGNAFLEAGADSVVMSLWELEDRSTELLMTSFYNNLEQGKSKAEALRNAQLMVERKGLMPYYWASVELVGDPSQWI
- a CDS encoding PAS domain-containing protein; protein product: MSACLAVVGFIALKNRRFAEAMVEIVFLRRIVHWAPIPLVLFGRERIVEYCNAAFEALYGWSFEELKGRPLPIPDRELETWHELEQGLRSGREFRNVRAVRIRKDGSEINVRISGVPLTDDNGNPAGLVGLAVKDDSNSSPDLSPSTLQFIATRCGDFVCLTDEGHRIHFLNDTAREVLGIDIKSPQASLNLLDFVFPEDHQRIVPELSHLPLHGSLPSVWLRIPDRRSDGFIQIHGGVYVLPDEQASGGKQFAYVCQRVNESSGLQEPQVPESLPSQPDLRMCRQP
- a CDS encoding ABC transporter ATP-binding protein — protein: MESHFECAEPPCHEQAISEKSTPAWLWERLTPYKLRMFLALAATLTAGLLGTLDPLLIRHLVDKDILEHRRFEAVSVGALIALCYLARVVVGGQASLLSFRTTQSLSQDLRVGLLRHMTILSADWHERTFLGEKMARVEQDVQQVAEFGSDAANVSFRSVVFFVVNLVVMLSLNWRMALTIVPLFPIFHWVRTQFRSHIRDCANTAQASVGRASGVVAEHLGAVPQIQLLGAEERQLSRVVVAWSQMVEAQWQQRRSEIAFTVAVTAVMAIAILAVLEVGIHEYQTKALSIGTFFAFYTYITRIFDPISSAMELYSRTQRVNASIRRIREVLQSRPSVCDDGSISVVPNPLQSGLTCQDVCFSYSGDTRVLKRVSFHIEPEECLAIAGKSGCGKSTLSRLLARMAEPTAGTIWLEGRQIRDYTLQSLRRAICYVPQHPVLFSGTLRENLLFGNPKTNDEELSEIVDLVQLRPIVANLMLGLDTPLGPEAVALSGGERQRVALARGILRKTPILLLDEATSALDLPTEHAILNALAHRDTRQTLIIISHRLRSLLWADRIILFDAGEIDSAGTHTFLYRHSPLYRSLLEHEAESDTHEELTLSFEDALLPDLIKTNNPIGKSTV